One Scophthalmus maximus strain ysfricsl-2021 chromosome 1, ASM2237912v1, whole genome shotgun sequence genomic region harbors:
- the phc1 gene encoding polyhomeotic-like protein 1: MDGGEDQNASTTNGNPQTSGNSRAPQIAHMSLYERQAVQALQALQRQPNAAQYLQQLMLHQQINNAQLHNLAAVQQATLAASRQSNTLSNSMSQAPTTVNLSTTSAVGTMTNPRPHGPATSATTPTLNQSVLLGGNSAGQGQMYLRVNRSLRAPLASQLIFMPGGTATATVATVAQTQPQQQQQQHEVAPTTANTQSDNDQVQNLALHCASTPRAVSVKSELPERKDGASFLGQQQQTFSQAAQQQQVQPQQQQQMVKPNFTQQSAANTMTVKTGNQAMTVTPAASVAPSSTSSAALPLSQLLLSSSAAPVILVPTSNVPTSTQGYPIGSVTPKANVNTQTLVVQPLQQASTTADKGPVPIQPKTAQGHRLPVQLPPRHPLPILPAPPSNNQATTGGHNPPHIPVQLVGARQGLVGNAQAVALAQARSNTAQEITAGGNFNQTSNNSAMTKPAIGSLKRKSDSDAPNDMAIESSDSAPVKDFAPPLSPAPTKDSAPPVTAAFSSPPTLSLPLPLPRVGHGDKDRAPVPQAVVKPQVLTHLIEGFVIQEGAEPFPVAGLLKDRDFALVSRSENGPPLLKCEYCGSIAPASQFRGSKRFCSNTCAKRYNVSCSQHFKTSRGRSGAGLASPPASSESAARRRGPSRRNSSNIACNKMSSRHLPVKCHSESSRSEDVSSDGEEEEDDSPSLSPTSSHSCSRADHSAPQSDSSAPGSLPLEGANFLSATPGQWSVEEVCRFISSLQGCEELAAQFLSQEIDGQALMLLREDHLISTMNIKLGPALKICASINSLRE; encoded by the exons ATGGATGGAGGTGAAGACCAAAACGCAAGCACCACTAATGGAAATCCTCAGACGAGTGGGAACTCCCGTGCTCCGCAGATAGCCCACATGTCTCTGTATGAGAGACAGGCTGTACAG gCTCTCCAGGCACTGCAAAGACAGCCTAATGCAGCTCAGTACCTCCAGCAGCTCATGCTGCATCAGCAGATCAATAATGCCCAACTCCATAACCTGGCTGCGGTGCAACAG GCCACACTTGCAGCTAGTCGACAGTCCAATACCCTGAGTAACAGCATGTCTCAGGCACCGACCACA GTTAACCTTAGCACCACGTCTGCAGTGGGGACAATGACTAATCCCCGTCCCCACGGCCCGGCCACCTCTGCAACGACTCCAACTCTCAACCAGTCAGTGTTGCTGGGTGGAAACTCGGCGGGACAGGGACAGATGTATCTTAGG GTCAACCGCTCTCTCAGGGCTCCCCTTGCTTCTCAGCTCATCTTTATGCCTGGTGGTACAGCAACAGCTACTGTAGCAACAGTGGCCCAGACACAGcctcagcagcaacagcaacagcatgaAGTAGCACCTACCACTGCCAACACCCAGTCTGACAATGATCAG GTGCAGAACCTGGCCCTACACTGTGCCTCCACTCCCAGAGCTGTTTCTGTCAAGTCTGAGCTCCCGGAGAGGAAAGATGGGGCCAGCTTCCtcggtcagcagcagcagactttCTCACAggcagctcagcagcagcaagtacaaccacaacagcaacaacaaatggTCAAACCCAATTTCACTCAGCAGTCCGCTGCCAACACTATGACTGTAAAAACCGGAAACCAGGCCATGACCGTCACCCCTGCTGCTTCTGTAgctccatcctccacctcctccgcagcactccctctctcacaactcctcttgtcctcctctGCCGCCCCTGTGATCTTGGTGCCCACCTCAAATGTTCCTACCTCCACCCAGGGCTACCCCATCGGCTCAGTGACCCCAAAGGCCAACGTCAACACGCAGACCCTGGTGGTGCAGCCGCTACAACAGGCCAGCACTACTGCAGACAAAGGGCCTGTGCCTATCCAGCCCAAGACAGCTCAGGGACACCGTTTACCTGTGCAGTTGCCCCCTAGACACCCACTTCCCATTCTCCCTGCACCACCTAGCAACAACCAAGCCACCACTGGAGGACACAACCCTCCGCACATCCCTGTGCAGCTTGTGGGAGCGAGGCAGGGCTTAGTAGGAAACGCCCAGGCTGTTGCCCTGGCTCAGGCACGAAGCAACACAGCCcaggaaatcacagctggtggAAATTTTAACCAAACGTCAAACAACAGTGCCATG ACAAAGCCTGCCATTGGCTCTCTGAAGAGGAAATCTGACAGTGATGCACCAAACGACATGGCGATAGAATCATCAGACTCTGCACCAGTGAAAGACTTTGCTCCTCCCTTATCCCCTGCCCCTACAAAGGACTCGG CTCCTCCCGTAACCGCTGCATTCTCATCTCCTCCCACCCTGTCCTTACCTCTGCCCCTGCCAAGAGTTGGGCATGGGGACAAAGACAGAGCGCCTGTTCCCCAGGCCGTGGTCAAACCCCAAGTGCTCACCCACCTCATAGAGGGCTTTGTTATCCAGGAGGGAGCAGAACCCTTCCCG GTTGCTGGACTCCTCAAAGACAGAGATTTTGCTCTGGTTAGCCGCTCAGAAAATGGACCTCCAT TGTTGAAGTGTGAATACTGTGGAAGCATCGCACCAGCCAGTCAATTCAGAGGATCAAAGAGGTTCTGTTCAAACACTTGTGCTAAGAG GTATAATGTGAGTTGCAGTCAACACTTCAAGACGAGCAGAGGCAGAAGTGGTGCAGGACTGGCATCGCCTCCAGCATCTTCTGAGAGCGCTGCAAGGCGCAGGGGCCCCTCACGCAGGAACAGCTCTAATATCGCCTGCAATAAAATGTCAAGCAGGCATCTACCTGTCAAG TGTCACTCTGAGTCCAGTCGTTCGGAGGACGTGTCCAGtgatggggaggaagaggaagacgattCTCCTTCACTTTCCCCAACCTCTTCACACTCCTGCTCTCGAGCAGACCACAGCGCTCCGCAGTCGGACAGTTCAGCTCCTGGTAGCCTCCCACTGGAGGGCGCCAACTTCCTCTCAGCAACTCCTGGTCAGTGGAGCGTTGAAGAAGTCTGCAGGTTCATCTCTTCACTCCAAG GTTGTGAAGAGCTGGCTGCCCAGTTTCTGTCACAGGAAATAGACGGACAGGCTCTCATGCTTCTGCGGGAGGACCATCTCATCTCCACCATGAATATCAAGCTAGGTCCTGCTCTCAAGATCTGTGCCTCCATCAACAGCCTGCGTGAGTGA
- the m6pr gene encoding cation-dependent mannose-6-phosphate receptor — protein MEVLSGPSRRLFLVWTLVIQLVLYGSVVFTAEGIKSCKLLYDSKSDWKVLSRLEPLANKNFTVETMEQGESYTYVFQLCGDAGGVPGAGVVQVDKGTEKKTTVIGVYNATQAIGANDWVMLIYRNGDAYNAHCSKEKRKAFVMISCNRKVDMGQLEVLSEEREREQDCFYLFKLDSSAVCPDVQSKLSTGSILLIIGFCLLAVYLIGGFLYQRLIVGAKGMEQFPNYAFWVEVGNLTADGCDFVCRSGNREESPAYRGVPSESLEEEPEERDDHLLPM, from the exons ATGGAG GTGTTGAGCGGTCCCAGTAGAAGGCTCTTCCTGGTGTGGACCCTGGTGATTCAGCTGGTCCTGTATGGGAGTGTGGTGTTCACCGCTGAGGGCATCAAGAGCTGTAAATTGCTCTATGACTCTAAGTCAGACTGGAAAGTCCTCAGTCGACTAGAGCCACTCGCCAATAAGAA CTTTACAGTAGAGACCATGGAGCAAGGGGAAAGTTACACATATGTGTTCCAGTTGTGTGGGGATGCAGGAGGCGTTCCAGGAGCTGGGGTAGTTCAAGTGGACAAgggaacagaaaagaaaacaactgtgaTTGGAGTGTATAATGCAACACAAGCCATTGGAGCAA ATGACTGGGTGATGTTGATCTACAGAAACGGTGACGCATATAATGCCCATTGCTCtaaggaaaagaggaaagcCTTTGTTATGATCTCTTGCAACAGGAAGGTGGACATG GGCCAGCTGGAGGTGCTttcagaggagagggaaagggagcaAGATTGTTTTTACCTGTTTAAGCTAGACTCCAGTGCTGTGTGCCCAGATGTTCAGTCCAAGCTCAGCACTGGCTCCATACTACTCATCAT TGGGTTTTGTCTTCTGGCTGTTTACCTCATTGGAGGTTTCCTCTACCAGCGGCTGATTGTCGGAGCCAAAGGTATGGAGCAGTTCCCCAATTACGCCTTCTGGGTGGAAGTTGGCAACCTGACAGCG GATGGGTGTGACTTTGTGTGCCGGTCAGGAAATCGAGAAGAATCCCCAGCTTACAGGGGAGTGCCCTCTGAATCTTTAGAGGAAGAaccagaagagagagatgaccACTTACTACCCATGTGA